The DNA window TACATTTCTGATTTCCCCAAGTTATCGAAGGTCTGACTTGACCTCAAGCTTTTATTCTTTTAACAATTCAAAAACTAGCTCCAATATTTTTAATCTCTTATTTAACATATTCCTCTAATCTTATCTTCATAATTACCCTGGCAGCTATTCTTTCTTCTCTTATTGGAGCCTTAGGTGGATTAAATATTATGAAACTACGTAAACTTATAGCTTTCTCTTCTATTAATCACATATCTTGGATACTTATTGCTATAACTATTAATGACATAATATGACTGACATATTTTTTATTTTATTCTTTCATTTCAGGATCTGTTATTATTCTTCTTCATTCAACTCAAACCTATTCGATTTCTAATCTAATAAATCAAAATAAAAACAGTTCTATTCTTAACCTTCTTCTTCCTTTAAATCTTCTATCACTTGGCGGCCTACCTCCTTTTATAGGATTTTCACCTAAATGGATTATAATTCAACTTCTTTCTTCTAAAATAATAATTTTTTCTCTCTTGGTGATCCTATTTTCTAGTTTAATTACTCTTTACTTCTATCTACGTATTTTTATCCCAATAATTTTATTATCTTTTCCTTCATTTTCCTCCCTTTTAAAAATTAAATCCTTATGAGCTTTC is part of the Scylla paramamosain mitochondrion, complete genome genome and encodes:
- the ND2 gene encoding NADH dehydrogenase subunit 2 (TAA stop codon is completed by the addition of 3' A residues to the mRNA): MTFPISYFLFFCTLLTGTSLSICSSSWFGAWIGLELNLLSFIPLIAIKLCPYSTEAAIKYFLIQAMASTILIMSSSMHMFSNDFSYILITLSLLLKLGAAPLHFWFPQVIEGLTWPQAFILLTIQKLAPMFLISYLTYSSNLIFMITLAAILSSLIGALGGLNIMKLRKLMAFSSINHMSWMLIAMTINDMMWLTYFLFYSFISGSVIILLHSTQTYSISNLMNQNKNSSILNLLLPLNLLSLGGLPPFMGFSPKWIMIQLLSSKMMIFSLLVILFSSLITLYFYLRIFIPMILLSFPSFSSLLKIKSLWAFSPFLAIFTFINMFGLCLPIPFSI